From the genome of Streptomyces sp. NBC_00659, one region includes:
- a CDS encoding xanthine dehydrogenase family protein molybdopterin-binding subunit yields the protein MTNQAATATPAAPETGPEPLPHGLGVSLPAADDRAKTEGTFPYAADLWAEGLLWAAVLRSPHPHARIVSIDTSHAREMPGVRAVITHEDVPGTPLHGRGRADRPVFASDVVRHHGEPIAAVAADHPDTARMAAAAVIVEYEVLEPVTDPEHAFEAEPLHPDGNLIRHIPLRHGDPDAVGEVVVEGQYRIGRQDPAPIGAEAGLAVPRPDGGVELYIASTDPHSDRDAAAACYGLEPARVKVVVTGVPGATADREDQGFQLALGLLALATGCPVKLTATREESFLGHSHRHPTLLRYRHHADAEGNLVKVEAQILLDAGAYADTSGESLAAAVSFACGPYVVPNAFIEGWAVRTNNPPSGHVRGEGALQVCAAYEAQMDKLAKKLGVDPAELRLRNAMATGDVLPTGQTVTCPAPVAELLQAVRDYPLPALPKDTPEDEWLLPGGPEGAGEPGAVRRGVGYGLGMVHMLGAEGADEVSTATVKVHDGVATVLCAAVETGQGFTTLARQIVQETLGIDEVHVAPVDTDQPPAGPSCRGRHTWVSGGAVERAAKMVRTQLLQPLAHKFGMSTELLQITDGKITSYDGVLSTTVTEAMDGKELWATAQCRPHPTEPLDEAGQGDAFVGLAFCAIRAVVDVDIELGSVRVVELALAQDVGRILNPAQLRARIEAGVTQGVGAALTENLRTNRGLVRHPDLTGYALPTALDTPEIHIVKLVEERDVVAPFGAKAVSAVPVVTSPAAIASAVRAATGRPVNRLPIRPQAAVVTAS from the coding sequence GTGACCAACCAAGCCGCGACCGCGACACCGGCGGCGCCCGAGACGGGCCCCGAGCCCCTGCCGCACGGGCTGGGCGTCTCGCTGCCCGCCGCCGACGACCGCGCCAAGACCGAGGGCACGTTCCCCTACGCCGCCGACCTGTGGGCCGAGGGCCTGCTGTGGGCCGCCGTGCTCCGCTCGCCGCACCCGCACGCCCGCATCGTGTCCATCGACACCAGCCACGCGCGCGAGATGCCCGGCGTACGCGCCGTCATCACCCACGAGGACGTGCCCGGCACCCCGCTGCACGGCCGCGGCAGAGCCGACCGTCCGGTGTTCGCCTCCGACGTCGTACGCCACCACGGTGAGCCCATCGCGGCCGTCGCCGCCGACCACCCGGACACCGCGCGGATGGCCGCCGCCGCCGTCATCGTCGAGTACGAGGTCCTCGAACCGGTCACCGACCCGGAGCACGCCTTCGAGGCCGAACCGCTGCACCCCGACGGCAACCTGATCCGGCACATCCCGCTGCGCCACGGCGACCCGGACGCCGTCGGCGAGGTCGTCGTCGAGGGCCAGTACCGCATCGGCCGCCAGGACCCCGCCCCCATCGGCGCCGAGGCCGGACTCGCCGTGCCCCGCCCCGACGGCGGCGTCGAGCTCTACATCGCCTCCACCGACCCGCACAGCGACCGCGACGCGGCCGCCGCCTGCTACGGCCTCGAACCCGCGCGCGTGAAGGTCGTCGTCACGGGCGTCCCCGGAGCCACCGCCGACCGTGAGGACCAGGGCTTCCAGCTCGCGCTCGGCCTGCTCGCCCTGGCGACCGGCTGCCCGGTGAAACTCACCGCCACGCGCGAGGAGTCCTTCCTCGGCCACTCCCACCGGCACCCGACCCTGCTGCGCTACCGGCACCACGCCGACGCCGAGGGCAACCTGGTCAAGGTCGAGGCGCAGATCCTGCTCGACGCGGGCGCCTACGCCGACACCTCCGGCGAGTCGCTGGCCGCCGCGGTCTCCTTCGCCTGCGGCCCGTACGTCGTCCCGAACGCCTTCATCGAGGGCTGGGCCGTCCGCACCAACAACCCGCCCTCGGGCCATGTGCGCGGCGAGGGCGCCCTCCAGGTCTGCGCCGCCTACGAGGCCCAGATGGACAAGCTGGCGAAGAAGCTCGGCGTCGACCCCGCCGAACTGCGCCTGCGCAACGCCATGGCCACCGGCGACGTCCTGCCGACCGGCCAGACGGTGACCTGCCCGGCGCCCGTCGCCGAACTGCTCCAGGCCGTACGCGACTACCCGCTGCCGGCCCTCCCCAAGGACACGCCCGAGGACGAGTGGCTGCTGCCCGGCGGCCCCGAGGGCGCGGGCGAACCCGGTGCCGTGCGCCGCGGTGTCGGCTACGGACTCGGCATGGTGCACATGCTCGGCGCCGAGGGCGCCGACGAGGTCTCGACGGCCACCGTGAAGGTCCACGACGGCGTCGCCACCGTGCTCTGCGCGGCCGTGGAGACCGGCCAGGGCTTCACCACGCTGGCCCGCCAGATCGTCCAGGAGACCCTCGGCATCGACGAGGTGCACGTGGCCCCGGTCGACACCGACCAGCCGCCGGCCGGTCCGAGCTGCCGTGGTCGGCACACCTGGGTGTCCGGCGGAGCGGTGGAGCGCGCGGCCAAGATGGTCCGCACGCAGTTGCTCCAGCCCCTGGCGCACAAGTTCGGCATGTCCACCGAGCTGCTCCAGATCACCGACGGCAAGATCACGTCGTACGACGGGGTCCTGTCGACCACGGTCACCGAGGCGATGGACGGCAAGGAGCTGTGGGCGACCGCGCAGTGCCGCCCGCACCCGACCGAACCGCTGGACGAGGCCGGCCAGGGCGACGCCTTCGTGGGCCTCGCCTTCTGCGCCATCCGCGCGGTGGTCGACGTCGACATCGAGCTGGGCTCGGTACGGGTCGTGGAGCTGGCGCTCGCCCAGGACGTCGGCCGGATCCTCAACCCGGCACAGCTCAGGGCCCGCATCGAGGCGGGCGTCACCCAGGGCGTGGGCGCCGCGCTGACCGAGAACCTGCGGACCAACCGCGGCCTGGTCCGCCACCCCGACCTCACCGGCTACGCCCTGCCGACCGCTCTGGACACGCCCGAGATCCACATCGTCAAGCTGGTCGAGGAGCGCGACGTCGTCGCCCCCTTCGGCGCCAAGGCGGTCAGCGCGGTGCCGGTCGTGACCTCGCCGGCGGCCATCGCCTCCGCCGTACGGGCGGCCACCGGCCGGCCCGTCAACCGTCTGCCGATCCGCCCGCAGGCGGCCGTGGTGACGGCCTCGTGA
- a CDS encoding glycine betaine ABC transporter substrate-binding protein — translation MRGVRAPAALAAVLVLASACGLTSGSPMTDNLEPGSIGQGEPLKGATLTVASKEFTEQLILGAIMGIAFQGAGAKVIDRTGIQGSIGAREAIKNGDADAMYEYTGTAWITYLGNSEPIPDPQKQWQAVHDADPKNGVTWLPPSALNNTYALAMNQANFKKYGTTTLSGVAALSKSDPSAVTLCVESEFANRADGLPGMEKAYGMDIPAKNITQMDTGIIYTQVQKGSCTYGEVFTTDGRIKSMNLVVMKDDKKFFPNYNAAPVINSKALKKYPQIAEVIEPVTKKLDNTVAQDLNAKVDVQGQDPHEVALDWMTQEGFVKQE, via the coding sequence ATGAGAGGGGTGCGCGCCCCCGCGGCCCTGGCCGCCGTCCTCGTCCTGGCGTCCGCGTGCGGGCTGACCAGCGGCTCCCCCATGACCGACAACCTCGAGCCCGGGTCCATCGGGCAGGGCGAGCCGCTGAAGGGCGCCACTCTCACGGTGGCGTCGAAGGAGTTCACCGAGCAGCTGATCCTCGGCGCGATCATGGGCATCGCGTTCCAGGGGGCGGGCGCGAAGGTGATCGACCGCACCGGCATCCAGGGGTCGATCGGCGCGCGCGAGGCCATCAAGAACGGTGACGCGGACGCCATGTACGAGTACACGGGCACCGCGTGGATCACCTATCTCGGCAACAGCGAGCCGATCCCGGACCCGCAGAAGCAGTGGCAGGCCGTGCACGACGCCGACCCGAAGAACGGGGTCACCTGGCTGCCGCCGTCCGCCCTCAACAACACCTACGCGCTCGCCATGAACCAGGCCAACTTCAAGAAGTACGGCACCACAACGCTGTCCGGCGTGGCCGCGCTGTCGAAATCGGACCCGAGCGCCGTCACCCTGTGCGTGGAGAGCGAGTTCGCCAACCGGGCCGACGGACTGCCGGGCATGGAGAAGGCGTACGGGATGGACATCCCCGCGAAGAACATCACGCAGATGGACACCGGGATCATCTACACCCAGGTGCAGAAGGGGAGTTGTACGTACGGGGAGGTGTTCACCACCGACGGGCGCATCAAGTCGATGAACCTGGTGGTGATGAAGGACGACAAGAAGTTCTTCCCCAACTACAACGCCGCGCCCGTCATCAACTCCAAGGCCCTGAAGAAGTATCCGCAGATCGCCGAGGTCATCGAGCCGGTCACGAAGAAGCTGGACAACACGGTGGCACAGGACCTGAACGCGAAGGTGGACGTCCAGGGCCAGGACCCGCACGAGGTGGCGCTGGACTGGATGACACAGGAGGGCTTCGTCAAGCAGGAGTGA
- a CDS encoding SUKH-4 family immunity protein, which translates to MSTTDTEVGAITLTGDELDPFVTHPGTRDRLTGPGLPPGGALLAFGALREHGLRTVADLAGDADKLAGELGDQLVIGALRSLDRDLESIVLDGTTGEVSSAYVRRNPAHLDLSPLAPSLDALLRFAAATEELTLSRGRSGPFGPKAVAQVSDRLRAVFEGTTGEDVPPYWRMAALIRPLARIAGPGDGLVLGLPKRLLDEEFGAGVIMRFEDVDFPPALTHEPTRRFLRESGLPEDGFLFQLDTEMPLPALTEYYADERPEEFPAGLLPAGADRLIRLGRLLEDTSLVVDGATGAVLAWSEPDLTLRPLNADISTLAFTLWLLHRERSVDAAHHLSDSYEQLAATLTQTLATVDPGACDHTPAHPGDDGRRHWPEIFEDRSVGMLYA; encoded by the coding sequence ATGAGTACGACTGACACCGAGGTCGGCGCGATCACGCTGACCGGCGACGAGCTGGATCCGTTCGTCACGCACCCGGGCACCCGGGACCGGCTCACCGGTCCCGGACTGCCCCCGGGCGGCGCGCTGCTCGCCTTCGGCGCCCTGCGCGAGCACGGCCTGCGCACGGTCGCCGACCTGGCGGGCGACGCCGACAAGCTCGCCGGGGAACTGGGCGACCAGCTCGTCATCGGGGCGCTGCGCAGCCTCGACCGGGACCTGGAGTCGATCGTGCTCGACGGGACGACGGGCGAGGTCTCCTCGGCGTACGTCCGGCGGAACCCCGCCCACCTGGACCTCTCGCCCCTGGCTCCCTCCCTGGACGCCCTGCTGCGCTTCGCGGCGGCCACCGAGGAACTGACCCTGTCCCGCGGCCGTTCCGGCCCGTTCGGCCCGAAGGCGGTCGCGCAGGTGTCGGACCGGCTGAGGGCCGTCTTCGAGGGCACCACCGGTGAGGACGTGCCGCCGTACTGGCGGATGGCCGCCCTGATCCGCCCGCTCGCCCGGATCGCCGGACCCGGCGACGGGCTCGTCCTCGGCCTGCCGAAACGGCTGCTGGACGAGGAGTTCGGCGCGGGCGTGATCATGCGTTTCGAGGACGTCGACTTCCCGCCCGCCCTGACGCACGAGCCGACCCGCCGCTTCCTGCGGGAGTCGGGCCTGCCCGAGGACGGATTCCTCTTCCAGCTCGACACCGAGATGCCGCTTCCGGCCCTCACCGAGTACTACGCGGACGAGCGCCCCGAGGAGTTCCCCGCCGGCCTGCTCCCGGCCGGCGCGGACCGCCTGATACGCCTCGGCCGCCTCCTGGAGGACACGAGCCTGGTGGTGGACGGCGCCACGGGCGCCGTGCTCGCCTGGAGCGAGCCGGATCTGACCCTGCGCCCGCTGAACGCGGACATCTCCACGCTGGCCTTCACCCTCTGGCTCCTGCACCGCGAGAGGTCCGTGGACGCGGCCCACCACCTCAGCGACTCCTACGAACAGCTCGCCGCCACCCTGACCCAGACGCTCGCCACCGTCGATCCCGGCGCCTGCGACCACACACCGGCCCACCCGGGCGACGACGGCCGCCGCCACTGGCCGGAGATATTCGAGGACCGGTCGGTCGGCATGCTGTACGCGTAG
- a CDS encoding MFS transporter, with product MTAVEVSEVATVSPEGDGDGGVLGRAHRALTVGIVSVVLVIAFEATAVGTAMPVAARDLGGVALYAFAFSGYFTTSLFGMVLAGQLSDRDGPLTSLASGIGAFAAGLLLSGTAGGMWTFILGRAVQGLGGGLVIVALYVVVGRAYPQRLRPAIMAAFAAAWVVPSVVGPLAAGAVTEHLGWRWVFIGIPALVGVPLALSLPQIRRRASGPTRAGDRAPLDRRRIRLAFGIALGAGLLQYAAQDLRPLSLVPAAAGAALLVPAVRGLLPRGTCRAARGLPSVVLLRGVSAGAFIAAESFVPLMLVTQRGLSPTLAGLSLAVGGGTWALGSWVQARPRVEPYRDRLMFLGMLLVAAAVAAAPSVLIPAVPVWTVAVAWGFGCFGMGLVVASTSVLLLHLSAPEEAGANSAALQISDALSNVLLLALGGAAFAALGGGAVADAAGVATSGAHPSHPAAFAAVFLPMAGVALLGAWVTTRLRER from the coding sequence ATGACAGCAGTGGAAGTGAGCGAGGTCGCGACGGTTTCGCCCGAGGGCGACGGCGACGGCGGGGTGCTCGGCCGGGCCCACCGGGCGCTCACCGTCGGGATCGTGTCCGTGGTGCTGGTCATCGCGTTCGAGGCGACGGCCGTGGGCACGGCGATGCCCGTCGCCGCGCGGGACCTCGGCGGGGTCGCCCTGTACGCGTTCGCGTTCTCGGGCTACTTCACGACGAGCCTGTTCGGGATGGTGCTCGCCGGGCAGCTGTCCGACCGCGACGGCCCGCTGACCTCGCTGGCCTCGGGCATCGGCGCGTTCGCGGCGGGACTGCTGCTGTCGGGGACGGCCGGCGGGATGTGGACGTTCATCCTCGGGCGGGCCGTCCAGGGACTGGGCGGCGGGCTCGTCATCGTCGCGCTGTACGTCGTGGTCGGGCGGGCCTACCCGCAGCGGCTGCGGCCCGCGATCATGGCCGCGTTCGCGGCGGCCTGGGTGGTGCCGTCCGTGGTCGGACCCCTCGCGGCGGGTGCGGTCACCGAGCACCTCGGCTGGCGCTGGGTGTTCATCGGGATCCCGGCGCTGGTCGGTGTTCCGCTCGCGCTCTCGCTGCCGCAGATACGGCGGCGGGCGTCCGGGCCCACCCGGGCGGGCGACCGCGCGCCGCTGGACCGGCGGCGCATCCGGCTGGCGTTCGGGATCGCGCTGGGCGCGGGGCTCCTCCAGTACGCGGCCCAGGATCTGCGCCCGCTCTCCCTCGTACCCGCCGCGGCCGGTGCCGCGCTGCTCGTCCCGGCCGTGCGCGGGCTGCTGCCCCGCGGCACCTGCCGGGCGGCCCGCGGGCTGCCCTCCGTGGTGCTGCTGCGCGGAGTCTCCGCCGGTGCCTTCATCGCCGCCGAGTCCTTCGTGCCGCTGATGCTGGTCACCCAGAGGGGACTGTCGCCGACGCTCGCCGGGCTCTCGCTCGCGGTCGGCGGCGGGACCTGGGCGCTGGGTTCCTGGGTGCAGGCGCGGCCGCGCGTGGAGCCGTACCGGGACCGTCTGATGTTTCTCGGCATGCTGCTGGTCGCGGCGGCCGTCGCCGCCGCGCCGAGCGTGCTGATCCCCGCCGTGCCGGTGTGGACCGTCGCCGTCGCCTGGGGGTTCGGCTGCTTCGGCATGGGCCTGGTGGTCGCCTCGACCAGCGTGCTGCTGCTCCACCTCTCGGCCCCCGAGGAGGCCGGCGCCAACTCGGCCGCCCTTCAGATCTCCGACGCCCTGTCCAACGTGCTGCTGCTCGCCCTCGGCGGAGCCGCCTTCGCGGCCCTGGGCGGCGGCGCGGTCGCCGACGCGGCCGGCGTCGCGACCTCCGGCGCCCACCCCTCCCACCCGGCCGCCTTCGCCGCGGTGTTCCTGCCGATGGCAGGGGTGGCACTGCTGGGGGCATGGGTGACGACCCGGCTGCGGGAAAGGTAA
- a CDS encoding IclR family transcriptional regulator — protein MTAETSQTLDRGLRVLKLLADTDHGLTVTELSNKLGVNRTVVYRLLATLEQHALVRRDLGGRARVGLGVLRLGRQVHPLVREAALPALRALAEDIGATAHLTLVDGTEALAVAVVEPTWTDYHVAYRAGFRHALDRGAAGRAILAARQAPVGEPGYTLTHGELEAGACGAAAPLVGVTGVEGSVGVVMLADAVPERVGPRVVDAAREVADALR, from the coding sequence GTGACCGCGGAGACCTCTCAGACGCTCGACCGGGGACTGCGGGTCCTCAAGCTGCTCGCCGACACCGATCACGGACTGACCGTCACCGAGCTCTCGAACAAGCTGGGCGTCAACCGGACCGTGGTGTACCGGTTGCTCGCCACACTGGAGCAGCACGCTCTCGTACGCCGTGATCTGGGCGGCCGTGCCCGGGTCGGACTCGGCGTGCTGCGTCTGGGCCGCCAGGTGCATCCGCTGGTCCGGGAGGCAGCGTTGCCCGCGCTGCGGGCGCTGGCCGAGGACATAGGCGCGACGGCTCATCTGACCCTGGTCGACGGGACGGAGGCGCTCGCCGTCGCGGTCGTCGAGCCGACGTGGACGGACTATCACGTCGCCTACCGCGCCGGCTTCCGGCACGCCCTGGACCGGGGGGCCGCGGGCCGCGCGATCCTCGCCGCCCGGCAGGCGCCGGTGGGGGAGCCCGGATACACGCTCACCCATGGAGAGCTGGAGGCCGGAGCGTGCGGGGCCGCGGCGCCGCTGGTCGGGGTGACGGGGGTCGAGGGCAGCGTGGGCGTGGTCATGCTGGCGGACGCCGTACCGGAGCGGGTCGGCCCGCGCGTGGTCGACGCGGCCCGTGAGGTGGCGGACGCCCTGCGCTGA
- a CDS encoding 2Fe-2S iron-sulfur cluster-binding protein has protein sequence MTDDQHEGGASRGGSRWDPLPQGDYDDGATAFVKLPEGGIEALLAAREPLAAPGHGYVPPQINVTPAPPAAADPDTGGTWAGQGGNTQWPDPDAAQPRGGAHDDRFTYHPGSTGQWQFDDGAGQGRPQGPGHDVTGQWSIPLAAGDLPDESGEFTTSALVEQWGGTPPATLPGGAAAPWAGEIGQPWTADTHEAAAEALAGPAGQSGAESPAQATEGPAQPVHEAAEFAAGPGPVTAGTHGVAEPDPAHEAAVTDDERPDEDLPAPAGHDDHPLASYVLRVNGADRPVTDAWVGESLLYVLRERLGLAGAKDGCSQGECGACNVQVDGRLVASCLVPGVTAAGSEVRTVEGLAADGQSSDVQRALAKCGAVQCGFCVPGMAMTLHDLLEGNPAPTELETRQALCGNLCRCSGYRGVLDAVREVVAEREAYSAAAAEAAPETDAARIPHQAGPGAGGIHPSAYEDGAAYGSPAQHEQPYGQDGGQA, from the coding sequence GTGACCGACGACCAGCACGAGGGGGGCGCGTCGCGCGGCGGGAGCCGCTGGGACCCGCTGCCCCAGGGTGACTACGACGACGGGGCCACCGCCTTCGTCAAACTCCCCGAGGGGGGCATCGAGGCCCTCCTCGCCGCCCGGGAGCCGCTCGCCGCCCCCGGACACGGCTATGTGCCCCCGCAGATCAACGTGACCCCCGCCCCGCCCGCGGCGGCGGACCCGGACACCGGCGGAACCTGGGCCGGCCAGGGCGGCAACACGCAGTGGCCGGATCCCGACGCCGCTCAGCCGCGGGGCGGCGCCCACGACGACCGGTTCACCTACCACCCCGGGTCCACCGGGCAGTGGCAGTTCGACGACGGCGCCGGACAGGGCCGGCCGCAGGGCCCCGGACACGACGTGACCGGGCAGTGGTCCATTCCCCTTGCCGCAGGCGACCTCCCGGACGAATCGGGCGAGTTCACCACGTCGGCGCTCGTCGAGCAGTGGGGCGGCACACCGCCCGCCACGCTCCCCGGCGGCGCGGCCGCGCCCTGGGCCGGCGAGATCGGGCAGCCCTGGACCGCCGACACGCACGAAGCGGCCGCTGAGGCCCTCGCGGGACCCGCGGGGCAGTCGGGGGCCGAATCGCCCGCGCAGGCCACCGAGGGGCCCGCGCAGCCCGTCCACGAGGCCGCCGAGTTCGCCGCCGGCCCCGGTCCGGTGACCGCGGGGACACACGGGGTGGCCGAGCCGGATCCGGCGCACGAGGCCGCCGTGACGGACGACGAGCGTCCGGACGAGGACCTCCCGGCCCCGGCCGGACACGACGATCACCCCCTCGCCTCCTACGTCCTGCGCGTCAACGGCGCCGACCGGCCGGTCACGGACGCCTGGGTCGGCGAGTCGCTGCTCTACGTCCTGCGCGAGCGGCTCGGCCTCGCGGGCGCCAAGGACGGCTGCTCGCAGGGCGAGTGCGGCGCCTGCAACGTCCAGGTGGACGGCCGGCTCGTGGCGTCCTGCCTGGTGCCCGGCGTCACCGCCGCCGGCAGCGAGGTGCGCACGGTCGAGGGCCTGGCCGCCGACGGACAGTCCTCCGACGTCCAGCGGGCGCTGGCCAAGTGCGGTGCCGTGCAGTGCGGCTTCTGCGTCCCGGGCATGGCGATGACCCTGCACGACCTGCTGGAGGGCAACCCCGCGCCCACCGAGCTGGAGACCCGCCAGGCCCTGTGCGGCAACCTGTGCCGCTGCTCCGGATACCGCGGTGTCCTGGACGCCGTGCGCGAGGTCGTCGCCGAACGCGAGGCGTACTCCGCCGCCGCGGCCGAGGCCGCCCCCGAGACGGACGCGGCCCGCATCCCGCACCAGGCCGGACCCGGCGCCGGCGGCATCCACCCGTCCGCGTACGAGGACGGCGCCGCCTACGGTTCACCGGCACAGCACGAACAGCCGTACGGCCAGGACGGAGGCCAGGCGTGA
- a CDS encoding DEAD/DEAH box helicase yields MTTTAASASTHTHHLSPAFPGRAPWGTANKLRAWQQGAMERYIQEQPRDFLAVATPGAGKTTFALTLASWLLHHHVVQQVTVVAPTEHLKKQWAEAAARVGIKLDPEYSAGPLSKEYHGVAVTYAGVGVRPMLHRNRSEQRKTLVILDEIHHAGDSKSWGEACLEAFEPATRRLALTGTPFRSDTNPIPFVTYEEGRDGIRRSSADYTYGYGNALADHVVRPVIFLSYSGNMRWRTKAGDEIAARLGEPMTKDAISQAWRTALDPRGEWMPSVLRAADQRLTEVRKGIPDAGALVIATDQDSARAYAKLIREITGTKATLVLSDDTGASKRIDDFAASEDRWMVAVRMVSEGVDVPRLAVGVYATTISTPLFFAQAVGRFVRSRRRGETASVFLPTVPDLLTFANEMEVERDHALDKPKKEGEEDPYAESEKEMEEANKEQDEDTGEQEQFSFEALESEAVFDRVLYDGAEFGMQAHPGSAEEQDYLGIPGLLEPDQVQLLLQKRQARQIAHSRKKPAEEADLLELPAERRPVVSHKEMLELRKQLNTMVGAYVHQSGKPHGVIHTELRRVCGGPPSAEATAGQLRQRIAKVQEWATRMR; encoded by the coding sequence GTGACTACCACCGCCGCCAGCGCCTCCACGCACACCCACCACCTCTCGCCCGCGTTCCCCGGACGAGCCCCCTGGGGTACCGCCAACAAGCTGCGCGCCTGGCAGCAGGGGGCGATGGAGAGGTACATCCAGGAGCAGCCGCGCGACTTCCTCGCCGTAGCCACCCCCGGCGCCGGCAAGACGACGTTCGCCCTGACCCTCGCGTCCTGGCTGCTGCACCACCACGTCGTGCAGCAGGTGACCGTCGTCGCGCCGACCGAACATCTGAAGAAGCAGTGGGCCGAGGCGGCCGCGCGGGTGGGGATCAAGCTCGATCCCGAGTACAGCGCCGGACCCCTCAGCAAGGAGTACCACGGCGTCGCCGTCACGTACGCCGGTGTCGGTGTGCGGCCGATGCTCCACCGCAACCGCTCCGAGCAGCGCAAGACCCTCGTCATCCTCGACGAGATCCACCACGCCGGAGACAGCAAGTCGTGGGGCGAGGCCTGCCTGGAGGCGTTCGAGCCCGCCACCCGCCGCCTCGCGCTCACCGGTACGCCCTTCAGGTCCGACACCAACCCCATCCCCTTCGTCACGTACGAAGAGGGGAGGGACGGGATCCGGCGCTCGTCGGCCGACTACACGTACGGCTACGGCAACGCGCTCGCCGACCACGTCGTGCGGCCCGTCATCTTCCTCTCCTACAGCGGCAACATGCGCTGGCGCACCAAGGCGGGCGACGAGATCGCCGCCCGGCTCGGCGAGCCGATGACCAAGGACGCCATCAGCCAGGCCTGGCGCACCGCGCTCGACCCGCGCGGCGAATGGATGCCGAGCGTGCTGCGCGCCGCCGACCAGCGCCTCACCGAGGTGCGCAAGGGCATCCCGGACGCCGGGGCGCTCGTCATCGCCACCGACCAGGACTCGGCCCGCGCCTACGCCAAGCTGATCCGCGAGATCACCGGCACCAAGGCGACCCTCGTGCTCTCCGACGACACCGGGGCCTCGAAACGGATCGACGACTTCGCGGCGAGCGAGGACCGGTGGATGGTCGCCGTCCGCATGGTGTCCGAGGGCGTCGACGTGCCCCGCCTGGCCGTCGGCGTGTACGCCACCACGATCTCGACCCCCCTCTTCTTCGCCCAGGCCGTCGGCCGTTTCGTACGGTCCCGCAGGCGCGGCGAGACGGCTTCCGTGTTCCTGCCGACCGTCCCCGACCTCCTCACCTTCGCCAACGAGATGGAGGTCGAGCGCGACCACGCCCTCGACAAGCCCAAGAAGGAGGGCGAGGAGGACCCGTACGCCGAGTCCGAGAAGGAGATGGAGGAGGCGAACAAGGAGCAGGACGAGGACACCGGCGAGCAGGAGCAGTTCTCCTTCGAGGCGCTGGAGTCCGAGGCCGTCTTCGACCGGGTCCTCTACGACGGCGCCGAGTTCGGCATGCAGGCCCACCCGGGAAGCGCGGAGGAGCAGGACTACCTCGGCATCCCCGGGCTCCTCGAACCCGACCAGGTCCAGCTCCTGCTCCAGAAGCGGCAGGCCCGGCAGATCGCGCACAGCCGCAAGAAGCCGGCCGAGGAGGCGGACCTCCTCGAACTTCCCGCCGAGCGCCGCCCCGTCGTCTCCCACAAGGAGATGCTGGAACTGCGCAAGCAGCTCAACACCATGGTCGGCGCGTACGTCCACCAGAGCGGCAAGCCGCACGGCGTGATCCACACCGAGCTGCGCCGCGTCTGCGGCGGTCCGCCGAGCGCGGAGGCCACGGCCGGACAGCTCCGGCAGCGGATAGCCAAGGTCCAGGAGTGGGCCACCCGGATGCGGTGA
- a CDS encoding YlbL family protein → MLSRLTRPQAVAVCAFPVVALLATAVFAPLPFSLAQPGLTANVLGENKGEPVITISGAPTRNTSGQLRMTTIEATGPDASVSLGDVLSAWFATDKAVMPRDSVYPSGGSVKEIEQHNANEMKESQDSATEAALGYLHEKGDVKVTLKLADVGGPSAGLLFSLGIVDKLDGDGSGGDLTGGRVVAGTGTIDPDGKVGAVGGVSLKTQAARRDGATVFLVPKAECSDAKAELPKGLRLIPVTDLDGAVNALVALERNKGSVPSC, encoded by the coding sequence GTGCTCTCTCGCCTCACGCGCCCCCAAGCCGTCGCCGTCTGCGCCTTCCCCGTCGTGGCCCTGCTCGCCACGGCGGTGTTCGCGCCGCTGCCGTTCTCCCTGGCGCAGCCCGGTCTGACGGCGAACGTCCTCGGCGAGAACAAGGGCGAGCCGGTGATCACCATCAGCGGGGCGCCCACCCGGAACACCAGCGGACAGCTGCGGATGACGACGATCGAGGCCACCGGCCCGGACGCGAGCGTCTCCCTCGGTGACGTGCTCAGCGCCTGGTTCGCCACGGACAAGGCCGTGATGCCCCGCGACTCGGTGTACCCGAGCGGTGGCAGCGTCAAGGAGATCGAGCAGCACAACGCGAACGAGATGAAGGAGTCCCAGGACAGCGCCACCGAGGCGGCCCTGGGGTACCTGCACGAGAAGGGCGACGTGAAGGTCACGCTCAAGCTCGCCGACGTCGGCGGACCGAGCGCCGGACTGCTCTTCTCGCTCGGGATCGTCGACAAGCTGGACGGCGACGGCAGCGGCGGCGACCTCACGGGCGGCCGGGTCGTCGCGGGTACGGGGACGATCGACCCCGACGGCAAGGTCGGCGCGGTCGGTGGCGTCAGCCTCAAGACGCAGGCGGCCCGCCGTGACGGCGCGACCGTGTTCCTGGTTCCGAAGGCGGAGTGCTCGGACGCGAAGGCGGAGCTGCCGAAGGGGCTCCGGCTGATCCCGGTGACCGACCTCGACGGAGCGGTGAACGCCCTGGTGGCCCTGGAGAGGAACAAGGGCTCGGTCCCGAGCTGCTGA